A single window of Debaryomyces hansenii CBS767 chromosome F complete sequence DNA harbors:
- a CDS encoding DEHA2F17688p (weakly similar to uniprot|P32452 Saccharomyces cerevisiae YNL316C PHA2 Prephenate dehydratase catalyzes the conversion of prephanate to phenylpyruvate) produces the protein MTLKVAFLGPEGTYTHQALIQQFGTESDVEIYSQAAISDCFQVLDSKEVDYAVVPFENSTNGQVVYTYDLLRDWYIPSSQDQNNDENQHIAPKFRIVGEQFVSIHHNFLSNAKTLDDVTTIYSHPQVWGQVTKFLSKHITKKISKLDSDSTSKAAEIVNNDKSGTSACISSKISADLYQLPILFENIENSSNNTTRFLVLGYDEINSHPLGPENDSHPKAYVTSIIFTLDHDDPGALCAVLDTFKKNNINLTSINSRPSHLKQWQYVFFVELVGSINDENVSASINSLSSNCLTLEVLGSFQRCWRYWSEQ, from the exons atgacatTGAAAGTGGCATTTTTAGGCCCGGAAGGCACTTATACTCACCAA GCATTAATACAACAATTTGGCACTGAGTCagatgttgaaatatattcacAGGCAGCCATATCTGACTGTTTTCAAGTACTCGACTCAAAAGAAGTCGACTATGCAGTGGTTCCGTTTGAGAACTCAACTAATGGACAGGTGGTGTATACTTATGACTTACTTAGAGATTGGTACATACCGTCGAGCCAGGACCAAAACAACGACGAGAACCAGCATATAGCTCCaaaatttagaattgtTGGTGAACAATTTGTTTCAATTCACCATAACTTTTTGTCTAATGCCAAAACTTTGGATGATGTAACAACTATATATTCACATCCGCAAGTATGGGGTCAAGTAACcaaatttttatcaaagCATATTACCAAAAAGATTAGTAAACTTGATAGTGACTCAACCTCTAAGGCAGCAGAAAttgtaaataatgataagtCTGGTACAAGTGCATGTATATCTTCTAAGATCAGTGCAGACTTATACCAGTTACCAAtactatttgaaaatatcgaaaattcttccaataatacCACAAGGTTTTTGGTATTGGGTTACGATGAGATTAATTCACATCCGCTAGGACCGGAGAATGATTCACATCCAAAGGCATACGTTACCTCGATAATTTTCACTTTGGATCATGATGATCCTGGGGCATTATGTGCCGTGTTGGACAcattcaagaagaataaCATCAATTTAACGTCAATTAACTCCAGACCTTCACATTTAAAGCAATGGCAATATGTGTTCTTTGTAGAGCTAGTTGGAAGtataaatgatgaaaacgTATCAGCCAGTATAAATAGCTTAAGTAGTAATTGCTTAACGTTGGAGGTTCTAGGATCGTTTCAAAGATGTTGGAGGTATTGGAGTGAACAGTAA
- a CDS encoding DEHA2F17622p (similar to uniprot|P36000 Saccharomyces cerevisiae YKL135C APL2 Beta-adaptin large subunit of the clathrin-associated protein (AP-1) complex): MSLEKKIRNFLQGPRKGETFELKNGLVSQYRGERKDAIQRVIQAMTVGKDVSALFPDVLKNIATYDLEQKKLVYLYLMNYAKTHPELCILAVNTFVQDTEDPNPLIRALAIRTMGCIRVAKMVDYMEIPLSRTLKDDNPYVRKTAAICVAKLFDLNSEMCIEFGFLSELSKLIKDPNPMVVANALNALFEIKDMNTNPDLEIIEVNKGMVSNLLMCLNECTEWGRITILTTLNDYKAETSNEANHIIERIIPQLQHVNPSVVLSSIKAIINQLDSISVTAQRSSILKKLSAPLVSLVSSSIPEAQYVGLKNIRIILEKYPQILSKELRVFFIKYSDPLYLKLEKLEIMVRLANDSNSTLLLGELKEYAMEFESSLVAKAIRSIGTVAIKLTGCVIKSVNLICSLIDQRGGDLIINESIIVLTNILRRYPGKNDLITLIVPIISNHTSELSKNEALSGYIWLLGEYPKYFSQLKQNLSDLIDGFLDYESLLQLNILTTIVKINLSIENQTYSNYLQKVLEMATKDCENADVRDKAYIYWRLLSSSSKESQKKIVLSKLPPIKTTIASFNPVVLEALVKELSTLASVYHKPSFTFIDPNLYSPLSSDQVTTRRSKSSNKDENIEDLTNLAKQEIINNSKNENLLDFDDDEVKPDNSSSNGSASLLDELNDLFSAPSMPSQAQPTQPVQSSTNDILDLFKTSAPQSSQQNQNLTQGIDNLNIDNTSSSSSNQNKLNNDLLDLF, encoded by the coding sequence ATGTCATTAGAAAAAAAGATTCGGAATTTCTTGCAAGGTCCAAGAAAGGGTGAAACttttgaattaaagaatgGATTAGTTTCGCAATATAGAGGTGAACGAAAAGATGCCATTCAGCGGGTAATCCAAGCCATGACGGTTGGCAAAGATGTTTCTGCATTATTTCCGGATGTGTTAAAGAATATAGCAACATATGACTTGGaacagaagaaattggtTTACTTATACCTTATGAATTATGCAAAGACACATCCTGAATTATGTATATTAGCTGTGAATACATTTGTTCAAGACACGGAAGATCCAAATCCCTTAATCAGAGCATTGGCAATACGTACTATGGGATGTATCAGAGTAGCGAAGATGGTTGACTATATGGAAATCCCATTGCTGAGGACGTTAAAGGATGATAACCCATATGTGAGAAAGACAGCAGCAATTTGTGTAGCCAAACTATTTGACTTAAATTCTGAAATGTGTATTGAATTTGGCTTTTTAAGTGAGTTATCGAAGTTGATTAAAGATCCTAATCCAATGGTTGTTGCTAATGCATTGAATGCGTTGTTTGAGATAAAGGATATGAATACCAATCCAGATTTAGAAATCATCGAAGTTAATAAAGGGATGGTCAGTAATTTGTTAATGTGTTTGAATGAATGCACGGAATGGGGTAGAATAACAATTTTAACAACCTTAAATGATTATAAGGCTGAAACTTCCAATGAGGCGAATCACatcattgaaagaattatacCACAATTGCAACACGTTAATCCTTCAGTGGTTTTATCTTCGATTAAGGCGATCATCAATCAATTGGACTCAATTTCAGTAACTGCTCAAAGGTCTtcgattttgaaaaagttgtCTGCTCCGTTGGTTTCATTAGTCTCATCCTCAATTCCTGAAGCGCAATACGTGggtttgaaaaatattagaattatctTAGAAAAATATCCACAAATCTTATCAAAGGAACTCCGtgtattcttcattaagTATTCTGATCCATTATACTTGAAGTTAGAGAAGTTGGAAATTATGGTAAGATTAGCCAACGACAGTAATAGTACATTGTTATTGGGAGAGTTAAAAGAATACGCCATGGAATTTGAAAGTTCCTTGGTAGCAAAAGCAATCAGGTCAATTGGTACGGTTGCAATCAAGTTAACTGGATGTGTTATTAAATCAGTTAACTTAATATGTAGCTTAATTGACCAAAGAGGAGGGGATttaattatcaatgaatcaattattgTTTTAACAAACATATTGAGACGTTATCCAGGtaaaaatgatttaattaCTCTAATTGTTccaattatttcaaatcatACATCGGAATTAAGCAAGAACGAAGCCTTATCTGGATACATTTGGCTCTTAGGTGAATATCCAAAATACTTTTCACAATTAAAGCAAAATTTGCTGGACTTAATCGATGGCTTTTTAGATTATGAATCTTTGTTACaactaaatattttgacCACAATTgtcaaaattaatttgtCGATTGAGAATCAAACGTATTCTAATTATTTGCAAAAAGTTTTAGAAATGGCTACTAAAGATTGTGAAAATGCAGATGTTAGAGACAAAGCATATATATACTGGCGTTTGTTGTCATCTTCGTCGAAAGAATCTCAGAAAAAGATCGTTTTGTCTAAGTTACCTCCAATTAAAACCACAATTGCTTCATTCAACCCAGTCGTATTAGAAGCTTTGGTGAAGGAATTATCGACTTTAGCATCGGTGTATCATAAACCGTCGTTTACCTTTATTGACCCTAACTTATATTCACCTTTATCTAGTGACCAAGTGACAACCAGAAGATCTAAATCCCTGAAcaaagatgaaaatattgaagatttgacTAATCTAGCAAAACAAGagataattaataattctaaaaatgaaaatttgcTTGATTttgacgatgatgaagtTAAACCTGATAATAGTTCTAGTAATGGCTCTGCCTCATTGCTAGATGAActaaatgatttattttccGCCCCTTCTATGCCTTCGCAAGCGCAACCAACGCAACCTGTACAGTCTTCAACAAATGATATACTAGACTTATTCAAGACATCAGCTCCACAAAGTAgtcaacaaaatcaaaacttGACACAAGGcattgataatttaaatatcGATAATacttcgtcatcatctagtaatcaaaataaacTAAACAATGATCTTTTAGATCTTTTTTAA
- a CDS encoding DEHA2F17600p (some similarities with uniprot|Q6YA77 Plasmodium reichenowi RBL4 Reticulocyte binding-like protein 4), with amino-acid sequence MVVYGKANKRRKGINLPSEVSIFSSDEEEHAVVETLESGSRLSQLMQETTMKRHMEGELLPSARIDKGVKRSPKKSPRKSPKEIDDALVEDHLTKSPKRYTKVIDSLMNSSNMGIETYRGSPGKKTQPQKKILELISPSSSPKKVISTPRSDISSPGKTPKSTPNEKDAWNDLFENIGSFESKPEKLEAYSRGDEMKQENQEVVGSVINNIDLDGIYKSLNQEVEIVPKPAMIKSKLNSMSSKHKTYGEQRSYLLEQEEAESLEEHQIINKEMISNYYDYQDSCKDTVNINDLRNLGKRNSDKEELEYLLEGLIFNGGETTENNNQILINSLIDLKSFNEEFLIRNCNQIVRRLDKLLSKVMKLTPQNGRELIIYLIQQNFIWFLGQSSNKEIIDQVGNDIIELLFESFSFEISGLHVSNVTRDNLIHFMDDTRWIDITELVIEQERIYNPKIFAIIKSWTRPNLKYFENYYQRYPTHKICDIEAHINKSFSNIEKFKVEANEMSIMKILVLVSTNGNQYFKSHIEPLLKLINHNYDNIINKTMDDNIINASLFAMGYIINIIENDKDISLSNLNLLNDSEQKIRLIKPTTEIMDHLIGYNSIILSFYISDLDLKGSHMIHYLKKFKHTIKNTIIEEKLTTIISRLSH; translated from the coding sequence ATGGTCGTATATGGAAAGGCCAATAAAAGGAGGAAAGGGATAAACTTACCCCTGGAGGTGCTGATATTTTCGagcgatgaagaagaacatGCTGTTGTTGAAACTCTTGAAAGTGGAAGTAGGCTATCACAATTAATGCAAGAAACCACAATGAAAAGGCACATGGAAGGCGAACTACTACCTTCTGCTAGAATAGACAAAGGGGTCAAGAGGTCGCCTAAAAAATCACCCAGGAAATCGCCTAAGGAAATAGATGACGCGTTAGTCGAAGATCACTTAACGAAATCTCCAAAACGGTATACTAAAGTAATCGATTCTCTCATGAATAGTTCAAATATGGGAATAGAGACATATCGAGGATCTCCAGGAAAGAAAACGCAACcacagaagaaaatattggaaCTAATTCTGCCGTCATCGTCCCCCAAAAAGGTGATTTCGACACCTAGAAGTGATATTTCGTCCCCAGGAAAAACACCAAAATCGACGccaaatgaaaaagatgcATGGAACGACTTATTTGAGAATATAGGCAGTTTTGAATCCAAACCCGAAAAGTTAGAAGCTTATTCTAGGGGGGATGAAATGAAACAAGAAAACCAGGAAGTAGTTGGACTGGTgatcaataatattgatctaGATGGTATATATAAGTCGTTGAATCAAGAGGTAGAAATTGTGCCGAAGCCGGCTATGATTAAATCTAAATTAAATAGCATGTCACTGAAACACAAGACGTATGGTGAACAGAGAAGCTATTTATTAGAACAAGAAGAGGCCGAATCATTGGAAGAAcatcaaattataaataaagaaatgatCAGTAATTATTATGATTATCAAGATTCATGTAAAGATACTGTTAATATAAACGATTTGCGAAATTTGGGCAAGAGGAATTCTGATAAGGAAGagcttgaatatttattggaaGGACTCATTTTCAACGGAGGAGAGACaactgaaaataataatcaaatattgataaattcattGATCGATTTAAAGAGTTTTAATGAGGAATTTTTAATAAGGAACTGTAATCAAATTGTCAGACGACTAGATAAGCTATTGTCTAAAGTGATGAAATTAACTCCTCAGAACGGAAGAGAGCTAATTATATACTTGATCCAACAAAACtttatttggtttcttGGTCAAAGCTCTAATAAGGAGATTATAGATCAAGTAGGGAACGACatcattgaattattattcgaATCATTTTCCTTTGAAATATCCGGCTTACATGTTCTGAATGTTACGAGAGATAATCTAATACATTTCATGGATGACACTAGATGGATAGATATTACCGAATTGGTAATTGAGCAAGAAAGAATATACAATCCTAAGATATTTGCAATTATCAAATCTTGGACCCGACCCaacttgaaatattttgagaattattatcaaaggTATCCGACGCACAAAATATGTGACATAGAGGCccatattaataaatcctTTAGTAATATAGAGAAATTCAAGGTCGAAGCTAATGAGATGagtataatgaaaattttagtATTGGTGAGCACTAATGGAAACCAATACTTCAAGTCGCATATAGAGCCGTTGCTTAAGTTAATTAACCATAATTATGACAATATAATTAACAAAACGATGGAtgacaatataataaatgcGTCTTTATTTGCAATGGGatatataatcaatataattgaaaatgataaggATATTCTGTTGAGTAATCTTAATTTACTAAATGATTCAGAACAGAAGATTCGGTTGATCAAGCCAACTACCGAAATAATGGACCACTTAATTGGGTACAATAGTATAATCTTAAGCTTTTATATTTCCGATCTCGATTTAAAAGGGTCTCATATGAtccattatttgaaaaaattcaaacatACCATTAAGAACACTATcatagaagaaaaattgacCACCATAATTTCCAGACTATCTCATTAG
- a CDS encoding DEHA2F17710p (similar to uniprot|P36147 Saccharomyces cerevisiae YKR065C FMP18 The authentic non-tagged protein was localized to the mitochondria) — protein MLMLKNIGIYNRSINTIGRSVRFNSSGKSSLNWVEYLNLKKQNNRLNVASSAFTSLAGAFITLTYLGNIEIQVDKPIMGLDPFMVMGGAVILGGGVGYLFGPFIGTALFSLKNKAAMHQFKIKDQIFLQKIKHHRVDPSSQSFSNPVPDYYGERIYSLNNYKQWLRDCNAFRRKAKEFL, from the coding sequence ATGCTTATGCTCAAAAATATTGGGATTTACAATAGGCTGATCAATACGATTGGCAGATCGGTTCGTTTTAACTCAAGCGGAAAGTCGTCATTAAATTGGGTCGAGTACTTAAACTTGAAGAAGCAAAATAATAGGCTTAATGTGGCATCGTCGGCATTTACCAGTTTAGCGGGTGCATTTATAACGTTGACTTACTTAGGAAACATCGAAATACAGGTCGATAAACCTATCATGGGATTGGACCCGTTTATGGTCATGGGTGGTGCCGTCATTTTAGGTGGTGGTGTTGGATACTTGTTTGGACCATTCATCGGTACTGCGTTGTTCAGCTTGAAGAATAAAGCGGCCATGcatcaattcaaaataaaagaCCAGATTTTCTTGCAGAAAATCAAACATCACAGGGTGGATCCATCGTCGCAATCTTTCTCCAATCCAGTTCCTGATTACTATGGAGAAAGAATCTATTCGTTGAATAATTACAAGCAATGGTTAAGAGATTGCAATGCTTTCAGAAGAAAGGCTAAGGAATTCCTTTAG
- a CDS encoding DEHA2F17644p (similar to uniprot|Q08278 Saccharomyces cerevisiae YOL135C MED7 Member of RNA Polymerase II transcriptional regulation mediator), giving the protein MTSTNEDIISSLYPPPPPYFKYFTEQNLNNLEIWKNKAQDEMQIDKTDLEQVKEDQDIKPPGELKFLVPPKQPDADHYRGFGNLWSFEDKLPGLKESGWTQLYKDDDELITSNTKIDELHKLMDSLLLNFLELIGVVSIDPQQFHYKIEDLKLILININHILNTYRPHQSRESLIMLLRKQIDMKRNEISEIDKTSEDIKSKILKLVDTSYIGDQEDAKCDNDSTEDEESIKNNIIQKLLNQNV; this is encoded by the coding sequence ATGACTAGTACTAACGAGGATATAATATCTTCTTTGTATCCACCACCACCTCCGTactttaaatatttcacggaacaaaatttaaataactTGGAAATATGGAAGAACAAGGCCCAAGATGAAATGCAAATAGATAAGACGGACCTAGAACAGGTGAAAGAAGACCAAGATATTAAACCACCAGGTGAATTGAAGTTCTTAGTTCCTCCTAAGCAGCCGGATGCAGATCATTATAGGGGATTTGGTAATTTATGGTCgtttgaagataaattacCAGGCTTAAAAGAACTGGGATGGACTCAACTATACAAGGATGACGATGAATTGATAACTTCAAACACTAAGATAGACGAATTACACAAACTAATGGATTCATTATTACTTAActttttggaattaattGGCGTAGTGTCTATCGATCCTCAACAATTTCActataaaattgaagatttgaagttgattttaataaacATAAATCATATTTTAAATACATATAGACCTCATCAATCCAGAGAGAGTCTAATTATGCTACTAAGGAAGCAAATTGACATGAAACGAAACGAAATCAGCGAAATTGATAAAACTAGTGAGGATATTAAATCGAAGATCTTGAAACTAGTAGATACGAGCTATATTGGCGACCAAGAGGATGCTAAATGCGATAATGATTCGACCGAAGATGAAGAGAGTATCAAAAATAACATAATACAAAAGCTATTGAATCAGAATgtatag
- a CDS encoding DEHA2F17666p (similar to uniprot|Q08273 Saccharomyces cerevisiae YOL133W HRT1 RING finger containing subunit of Skp1-Cullin-F-box ubiquitin protein ligases (SCF)) produces MSDDHMEIDSHLENEQQIESKAKSSKQKFEVKKWTAVAFWSWDIIVETCAICRNHLMEPCIECQPNTLNNSNEECIAAWGMCNHAFHMHCIARWLKSRNVCPLDNREWSYQKFGN; encoded by the exons ATGAGTGACGATCATATGGAAATCGACAGTC atcttgaaaatgaacaacaaattgaatcaaaagCAAAATCTTCAAAGCAGAAATTTGAAGTAAAGAAATGGACAGCTGTCGCCTTCTGGTCTTGGG ATATAATTGTGGAGACTTGTGCAATTTGCAGAAATCATTTAATGGAGCCATGCATAGAATGTCAGCCTAACactttaaataattcaaacgAAGAATGTATTGCAGCTTGGGGAATGTGCAATCATGCTTTCCATATGCATTGTATTGCTAGGTGGTTAAAATCTAGAAATGTATGTCCATTAGATAACAGAGAATGGagttatcaaaaatttggTAATTAA